Below is a window of Mycobacterium dioxanotrophicus DNA.
CTCACCGCCGCCCGGGGATCATCGGCACCGGCAGCCCCGCGCCCTATTACGCACCCATCACGCCGGCAGCCATGGGTGGAACGTCGGTGGTGTTGCACCGAGGATGGCAGGGCGGTGCCGATCACCGGACCGTCGTCGCCGCGGGCGCGTCGCTGGCCGGCGCGCTCGGTTTGAGCACCTATCTCATCCGGGTATCAACATCCCGCTCCTCAAAGGAGAAATCGCCCCGGAGGTGCAAGCGCATCTCATCGCCCGCTGGCATCGGCTCAACGTGATGCGGCTGGGATTGCTGATCGTCACCGAGGTGCTGGTCCGACGGATCGAGCCCGTTGCAACTAGAAGGGAGAATTCATGAAGATCGGTATCGTCATCGGGTCGATCCGTGAGGGCCGTAACGGCAAGGCGGTCGGCGACTGGGTCGCCAAAGGCGCCGCGCAGCGCGCCGATGCGGAGTTCGAGGTTCTGGATCTCAAGGAGTTCGACGTCCCCTTGCTGACCTCGGGGACCGTACCCGCGACGGCGCAGAAGCAATACGATTCACCGAACGTCACGCGCTGGAGCCAGGCGATCGACACGTGTGACGGATTCATCTTCGTCACCCCGGAGTACAACCACGGGGTCCCGGGAGCACTCAAGAACGCCGTCGACAGCCTGGGCTCCGAGTGGTTCCACAAGACGATCGCGTTCGTGTCCTACGGCGCCGACGGCGGAGTCCGCGCCGTAGAGCACTGGCGCCAGATCGTCGCCAACTTTCAGATGCTCGATGTCCGCGCCCAGGTGGCACTGTCCCTATTCCAGGACTTCGGTGCCGACGGGTTCGCGCCGCTGGAGCGACGCGACAGCGAATTGGGCGTCCTGTTCGACCAACTGATTGCCTTGACCGGCAAGGTCATTGCGTGAGCTGACCGCCCTCACCCGGGGGTACAGATGACGGCCAGCGCGTCGTTGACCGCGTCGACGCCGTGGGGACCGATCCGCTCGGCGAGGCGACCGCGCAACTCATCTCGTGCCGCCGCGGGCAGCGTCAGATGGTTGGAATAGGTGAACACCAGATTGAGCCAATCCTCGGTGGTGTAGTGCAACTGCTCGACCACGTTGCGGTTGTCCACCGTGAAGCCACCGTCTTCGATGAGTGCGGTCACCTCGGCCAACCGGGTGGCGTCGACGATCGAGCTGCGCTCGTCACCGAGATAGTCGGAGTAGATGTCGTCGAGGTCGGCCCACGTCGGCGCCTTCGGCACGATCCGGTTCGACAACAACGCCAGCCGCCCACCGGGATTGAGGATGCCCCGCACCTTGGCCAGTGCGGGTCGCGGCTGGACCCAGTGAAACGACTGGGCGAACACCACCAGATCGAACGTTCGGGAGCCGGGCTGCCAGTCCTCGAACGTCGCGATCTCAACAGTGACCCCCTTGCCCGCGGCGACGCCGGCCATCCGGGAGTCGGGTTCCACCGCGAGAACTGTTGCGCCGGCACGGATCAACTGCACCGACGCGATCCCGGTGCCCGCCCCGACATCCAGCGTCGCGAGCCCCGCAGCGGTGATCAGATCAGCGA
It encodes the following:
- a CDS encoding NADPH-dependent FMN reductase codes for the protein MKIGIVIGSIREGRNGKAVGDWVAKGAAQRADAEFEVLDLKEFDVPLLTSGTVPATAQKQYDSPNVTRWSQAIDTCDGFIFVTPEYNHGVPGALKNAVDSLGSEWFHKTIAFVSYGADGGVRAVEHWRQIVANFQMLDVRAQVALSLFQDFGADGFAPLERRDSELGVLFDQLIALTGKVIA
- a CDS encoding class I SAM-dependent methyltransferase codes for the protein MEELHADRRRAESFGAASDDYDRYRPRYPRALIADLITAAGLATLDVGAGTGIASVQLIRAGATVLAVEPDSRMAGVAAGKGVTVEIATFEDWQPGSRTFDLVVFAQSFHWVQPRPALAKVRGILNPGGRLALLSNRIVPKAPTWADLDDIYSDYLGDERSSIVDATRLAEVTALIEDGGFTVDNRNVVEQLHYTTEDWLNLVFTYSNHLTLPAAARDELRGRLAERIGPHGVDAVNDALAVICTPG